One window from the genome of Rhodococcus sp. ABRD24 encodes:
- a CDS encoding enoyl-CoA hydratase-related protein translates to MAEFVTLEVSEGIGTIRLSRPPMNALNRQVQEEIRAAAREATVDPEVKVVIVYGGEKVFAAGADIKEMAELNFGQMSDIIGDLQSALGSISDIPKPTVAAITGYALGGGLEVALGADRRIAGDNVKLGVPEILLGIIPGGGGTQRLARLVGPAKAKDMVFTGRFVGAEEALQIGLIDEMVAPDEVYNAARTWASQFTGAASRALAAAKAAIDEGLDTDLATGLKIERHLFASLFATADRTIGMESFVENGPGKAKFTGE, encoded by the coding sequence CCTGAACCGTCAGGTGCAGGAAGAGATTCGGGCTGCGGCACGCGAGGCGACGGTCGATCCGGAGGTCAAGGTTGTCATCGTCTACGGCGGCGAGAAGGTGTTCGCTGCGGGTGCGGACATCAAGGAGATGGCCGAGCTGAACTTCGGGCAGATGAGCGACATCATCGGCGACCTGCAGTCGGCGCTCGGTTCGATCTCGGACATCCCCAAGCCGACGGTCGCTGCAATCACCGGCTATGCACTCGGCGGCGGGCTCGAAGTCGCACTCGGCGCCGACCGTCGTATCGCCGGCGACAACGTCAAGCTCGGAGTCCCGGAGATCCTGCTGGGCATCATTCCCGGTGGCGGCGGCACGCAGCGTCTGGCCCGTCTCGTGGGTCCGGCCAAGGCAAAGGACATGGTGTTCACCGGTCGCTTCGTCGGTGCCGAGGAGGCCCTGCAGATCGGCCTGATCGACGAGATGGTCGCTCCTGACGAGGTGTACAACGCGGCCCGGACGTGGGCCTCACAGTTCACCGGGGCCGCGAGCCGCGCGCTCGCCGCCGCGAAGGCCGCAATCGACGAGGGCCTCGACACCGATCTGGCGACGGGGCTCAAGATCGAGCGCCACCTGTTCGCCTCGCTGTTTGCGACCGCGGACCGCACGATCGGCATGGAGTCGTTCGTCGAGAACGGCCCCGGTAAGGCGAAGTTCACCGGGGAGTGA
- a CDS encoding class I SAM-dependent methyltransferase has translation MTASPNDGIDPAPNPHATAEQVEAALKDTKLAQVLYHDWEAETYDDKWSISYDERCIEYARGRFDAVAGDQPLPYERALELGCGTGFFLLNLMQGGVAKTGSVTDLSPGMVKVAMRNAEHLGLSVDGRVADAETIPYEDNTFDLVVGHAVLHHIPDVEQSMREVLRVLKPGGRFVFAGEPSTVGNFYARWLGRATWAATTNVTKLPFLSDWRRPQAELDESSRAAALEAVVDLHTFDPTDLENIAKSAGAVEVKAKTEEFAAALLGWPVRTFEAAVPPEKLGRGWAMFAFGGFKTLSWLDDKLLQHVVPRNFFYNVMITGVKPGVTN, from the coding sequence ATGACTGCAAGCCCGAACGACGGGATCGATCCCGCGCCGAACCCGCACGCAACCGCCGAACAGGTCGAGGCTGCGCTGAAGGATACGAAGCTCGCCCAGGTGCTTTACCACGACTGGGAAGCCGAGACCTACGACGACAAGTGGTCGATCTCGTACGACGAGCGTTGCATCGAGTACGCGCGGGGCCGGTTCGACGCAGTGGCGGGCGATCAGCCGTTGCCGTACGAGCGTGCGCTGGAGCTCGGCTGCGGCACGGGCTTCTTCCTGCTCAACCTCATGCAGGGTGGCGTCGCCAAGACCGGTTCGGTCACCGACCTGTCTCCGGGCATGGTCAAGGTCGCAATGCGCAACGCGGAACACCTGGGGCTGTCGGTCGACGGGCGCGTGGCCGACGCCGAGACCATCCCGTACGAGGACAACACGTTCGACCTCGTCGTCGGGCACGCCGTGCTGCACCACATCCCGGACGTCGAACAGTCGATGCGCGAGGTGCTGCGCGTCCTCAAGCCGGGTGGCCGTTTCGTCTTCGCCGGCGAGCCCAGCACGGTCGGCAACTTCTACGCTCGCTGGCTCGGGCGTGCGACGTGGGCGGCCACCACCAATGTCACGAAGCTGCCGTTCCTCTCGGATTGGCGTCGTCCGCAGGCCGAGCTCGACGAGTCGTCCCGTGCCGCGGCACTCGAGGCCGTCGTCGATCTGCACACGTTCGATCCCACCGACCTCGAGAACATTGCGAAGTCCGCCGGTGCGGTAGAGGTCAAGGCCAAGACGGAGGAGTTCGCCGCGGCGTTGCTGGGCTGGCCGGTCCGCACCTTCGAGGCAGCCGTGCCGCCGGAGAAACTGGGCCGGGGATGGGCCATGTTCGCGTTCGGTGGTTTCAAGACGCTGAGCTGGCTGGACGACAAGCTGCTCCAGCATGTGGTTCCGCGGAACTTCTTCTACAACGTGATGATCACCGGTGTGAAGCCCGGCGTCACCAACTGA
- a CDS encoding PQQ-binding-like beta-propeller repeat protein produces MRHALRTSAVALTAISALLLTGCGGSSGTVDVFGAGGWPGMHSDARNSDTSSVTGSRSLDLAWSRPIGSPTPTYASVAANGQIFLTSRSEKGCNLFSFQMDTGRKRWCNRVGPGVADATPVIDTATNIYVGEDGAMNSFNEHGQLRWRTPVTGTPLSAQFTGDGNLLFITQLGQINVLDPQTGFKVVPSYDLIPPASWTQGMNVEPVPNTQGLDACFLGSERCPVANAPAMDLDSGRFVFTLWRPGATQADLVAMRYTGGDNPGIVEDWSTGTLPGGSASSPDLSADGKTVYANDNAEHMWAVDATTGDPKWSYDLGYTALGSPSTSADGLIIPAGGENGRLLALRDLGDRAELVWERGDLLHLGAPAQTAGNTGYTVVRGGDAGLAMLAFDTGSGETQDQDTLPGATGLTVGTSVGPDGEILTLTLIGELFVLK; encoded by the coding sequence ATGCGGCATGCCCTACGTACGTCGGCAGTGGCGCTGACGGCGATCTCGGCCCTCCTTCTCACCGGATGCGGCGGGAGTTCCGGCACCGTCGACGTCTTCGGTGCCGGCGGATGGCCAGGCATGCACTCCGACGCCCGCAACAGCGACACCAGCTCCGTCACGGGCTCGCGGTCGCTCGACCTCGCGTGGTCCCGCCCCATCGGAAGCCCGACGCCCACGTACGCGTCGGTGGCCGCCAACGGCCAGATCTTCCTCACGTCACGGTCGGAGAAGGGCTGCAATCTCTTCTCGTTCCAGATGGACACCGGCCGCAAACGCTGGTGCAACCGAGTAGGCCCGGGAGTGGCCGACGCGACGCCCGTCATCGACACCGCGACCAACATCTACGTGGGCGAGGACGGGGCGATGAACTCGTTCAACGAACACGGCCAGCTGCGTTGGCGCACACCGGTGACGGGCACCCCGCTCTCTGCGCAGTTCACCGGTGACGGCAATCTGCTGTTCATCACTCAGCTCGGTCAGATCAACGTCCTCGACCCGCAGACCGGCTTCAAGGTGGTCCCGTCGTACGACCTCATCCCGCCGGCGTCGTGGACACAGGGCATGAACGTCGAACCGGTACCGAACACCCAGGGGCTCGACGCGTGCTTCCTCGGATCCGAGCGCTGCCCAGTGGCCAACGCCCCCGCGATGGATCTGGACAGTGGCCGATTCGTCTTCACGCTGTGGCGTCCCGGAGCGACACAGGCTGACCTGGTGGCCATGCGGTACACCGGCGGTGACAACCCTGGAATCGTCGAGGACTGGTCCACCGGGACGCTTCCCGGCGGCAGTGCATCGAGCCCTGACCTGTCGGCGGACGGAAAGACCGTGTACGCCAATGACAATGCCGAACACATGTGGGCTGTCGACGCCACGACCGGTGATCCGAAGTGGAGCTACGATCTCGGGTACACCGCGCTGGGCAGCCCGTCGACGTCCGCTGACGGACTGATCATCCCGGCCGGCGGCGAGAACGGCCGTCTGCTCGCACTCCGCGATCTCGGCGACCGTGCCGAACTGGTTTGGGAGCGTGGCGATCTGCTGCACCTGGGTGCGCCGGCGCAGACCGCAGGCAACACCGGCTACACCGTTGTCCGCGGAGGCGACGCCGGGCTCGCGATGCTCGCGTTCGATACCGGAAGCGGCGAAACCCAGGACCAGGACACGCTTCCCGGCGCGACGGGGCTCACCGTCGGCACATCGGTCGGCCCGGACGGCGAGATCCTCACCCTGACCCTGATCGGGGAGTTGTTCGTCCTGAAGTAG
- a CDS encoding class I SAM-dependent methyltransferase has translation MGYDFTIADVGYLRSEEGIAALAETAGSELSTRTRLADIGRARARFGDRAALLIETVLLRRKAQAKLDEAESWLFTDDALQQATPSVVARHRGARLAGRIVHDVTCSIGAELSALVPLADRVIGSDLDPVRLVMAAHNVPGAALVRADALHPCTRDTVVIADPARRSGGKRTHDPAALMPPLPDLLDVYAGRDLAVKCAPGLDFDRLDWDGEVEVVSLDGGVREACLWSPGLADPGVRRRASVLQSGGMSWDLTDAEPDDIPEREPGEWIIDPDGAVVRSGLVRHYAARHGLWQLDPRIAYLTGDSVPEGVRGFRVLAQLKYTEKALRQELAARDCGSAEILVRGLDIDPAVLRPRLKLRGTTPLSVVLTRIGRTPIAFVCAARD, from the coding sequence TTGGGCTACGACTTCACGATCGCCGACGTCGGGTACCTGCGCAGCGAGGAAGGTATCGCCGCGCTGGCGGAGACGGCAGGGTCGGAACTGTCCACGCGCACGCGCCTGGCCGACATCGGCAGGGCGCGTGCGCGTTTCGGTGACCGGGCGGCACTGCTGATCGAAACGGTGCTGCTGCGGCGCAAGGCACAGGCCAAGCTCGACGAGGCCGAGTCCTGGTTGTTCACCGACGACGCACTGCAGCAGGCGACGCCGTCCGTGGTGGCCCGCCACCGCGGTGCTCGCCTTGCCGGACGCATCGTCCACGACGTCACCTGTTCGATCGGCGCCGAGCTGTCGGCACTGGTCCCGTTGGCGGACAGGGTGATCGGCAGCGACCTCGATCCGGTGCGGCTGGTCATGGCCGCACACAACGTGCCCGGCGCCGCGCTCGTCCGAGCGGATGCGCTGCACCCCTGCACGCGCGACACCGTCGTGATCGCCGATCCGGCACGGCGATCCGGAGGTAAGCGCACCCACGATCCGGCGGCGCTCATGCCGCCGCTGCCGGATCTCCTCGACGTCTATGCCGGTCGCGATCTCGCGGTCAAGTGCGCACCGGGACTGGATTTCGACCGGCTCGACTGGGACGGCGAGGTGGAGGTGGTCTCGCTCGACGGCGGGGTGCGCGAAGCGTGCCTGTGGTCGCCGGGTCTGGCGGATCCAGGGGTACGGCGCCGCGCGAGCGTGCTGCAATCGGGTGGAATGTCGTGGGATCTCACCGATGCCGAGCCGGACGACATCCCGGAGCGCGAACCGGGGGAGTGGATCATCGATCCCGACGGAGCAGTCGTGCGTTCCGGGCTGGTTCGCCACTACGCGGCCCGGCACGGGCTGTGGCAGTTGGACCCGCGGATCGCGTACCTCACCGGCGACAGCGTCCCCGAGGGCGTGCGGGGCTTCCGAGTGCTGGCCCAGCTCAAGTACACCGAGAAGGCACTGCGTCAGGAACTGGCCGCGCGCGACTGTGGATCGGCCGAGATTCTGGTCCGCGGCCTCGACATCGACCCGGCCGTGCTGCGGCCGCGGCTGAAGCTGCGCGGCACCACGCCATTGTCGGTGGTGCTCACGCGAATCGGACGTACGCCCATCGCCTTCGTGTGCGCGGCGCGGGACTGA